In Hahella sp. KA22, one genomic interval encodes:
- a CDS encoding YhdP family protein, whose protein sequence is MTIKSVLIKITQWIWYVAIALLVLVATYLSIGRNFFDAVSVFKEDLELRLSASLGATVKMEALEGSWDGFDPVVTLKNVTLTDPNKVDSAMTLDSLVVQPDMVKSLFSMKLALSRVEIGDVSVNLEQSLSGGWRLPGLEQKANSGGALDWRRLADYLASPVLEFREIRLHWRYRDSQVAGWLIPVLTIQVEENNVAASGRILRAGGHTDLGLFSVNAHDLLNSGKLNGEAYLSWRRGEALDPLLNLISEHGVQATDIEAAGALWLTLEDNRLVDMAGDLDIPRLAWADEQTTLAPLQNIRARFTAALTEQGGWKVTAYDLGLDWAGDSWRGARALVDVNAEGAVRMALDDLNLGLLGRLSVAAGVLPEDASRRLASYQPEGALRNIGFNLDANRQFEVLAQLDQVRVAAHGGAPGGAGIDGFLQVRNHSGKVIFKGSEMQLSFPELYHAGWTFTTGEGRVEWRGNEDYVYVFGNGLRLKEINGLQAELSGAFSILLPHDKTRELNLELAIGVESADARVASLLVPGHIIPPELNRWLRQAVKGGQVTTGGYFYSGVVGPLATATNHRSQMFFNLKDGRLHYADGWPELENFDARLAIIGGELSAIVGEGTIAGTRVRSVKVKRDGGGGPGSLLHISANIRPQKSDWDYWLKKSPIANVTAPVVEDWSVSGASSGVLDLTLDTVGVGPPRIDLKLKTAGLNLRSERNDLALTDLRGDLSFSTADGIRARGMQGAIFGQPANLDVTTSNWSEQRKTLALKLASKIEASTLLDWLKIERTVPLSGQLPYRLALDLDHTDKSRFRLRLDSELMGADIRAPAPFGKTIQDSSPLSVVRDWEAEGSRENWSVSVKDLLKARFEVSDGAINRGALAFVTGDNAPEGLELPARGVNVSGQLSRLSVSEWRTYLQEFLGADMGDESASAPDWLNRVSMQVGRLEVAGEWFSQVDARLQRRSDGLDISLDDGERLTGTLSIHDDVSKPPFAKFRRLYISDSAATAVEKRMTPADVPLAQVDIEDLRLGGKQLGSWAWVTQPREDGVVFSNMFGRLAGATVTARLSWLMDPQTGHQTSILTGDLKGANFDRFYENLAEDAPLTAEDYSFNTGIVWQGGPTEFQWKDVTGQISFKMSNGVFREASNSANIFRVFGILNTDSITRRLRLDFSDLYRKGLAYDQIEGEARIEEGVMNFESPLAIQTLSSGFKITGKTSLVDDTLDMQMVVVLPVTKNLPLAAVLVGAPQVGGALFLIDKLLGDPLSRMTSATYKIKGTLDNPEVSLQQIFDNTSGGSASQRRRAD, encoded by the coding sequence ATGACCATCAAATCCGTGTTAATCAAGATCACGCAATGGATATGGTATGTGGCTATCGCATTGCTGGTCCTTGTTGCTACTTACCTTTCTATTGGGCGTAACTTCTTCGACGCAGTGTCTGTGTTCAAGGAAGATCTGGAGTTACGCCTGTCCGCTTCCTTGGGCGCAACAGTCAAAATGGAGGCGCTGGAAGGAAGCTGGGACGGCTTCGATCCCGTCGTTACCCTCAAAAACGTTACTCTAACCGACCCCAATAAAGTCGACAGCGCGATGACACTGGATTCCCTCGTTGTCCAGCCTGATATGGTCAAATCACTGTTCTCGATGAAACTGGCTTTGAGTCGAGTGGAAATCGGCGATGTCTCCGTTAACCTGGAACAGAGCCTGAGCGGCGGCTGGCGACTTCCAGGATTGGAGCAGAAAGCGAATAGTGGCGGGGCTCTGGACTGGCGGCGTCTGGCGGATTATCTGGCTTCACCGGTGCTGGAGTTTCGAGAAATCCGGCTGCACTGGCGTTATCGCGACAGTCAGGTGGCGGGTTGGCTGATTCCGGTGCTGACAATTCAAGTTGAAGAAAATAACGTGGCTGCCTCGGGGAGAATTCTGCGGGCGGGAGGTCATACGGATCTGGGGCTGTTTTCCGTCAATGCGCATGATTTGCTTAACTCCGGGAAGCTCAATGGCGAAGCTTACCTGAGCTGGCGCAGGGGGGAGGCGCTGGACCCCCTGTTAAACCTGATTTCCGAACATGGCGTACAAGCTACGGATATCGAAGCCGCAGGGGCTCTTTGGCTGACTTTGGAGGACAATCGCCTTGTCGATATGGCAGGAGATTTGGATATCCCCCGATTAGCCTGGGCGGATGAGCAAACCACTCTGGCGCCTTTGCAGAATATCAGGGCGCGATTCACCGCGGCGCTAACTGAACAAGGCGGCTGGAAGGTCACCGCTTATGATCTTGGCCTGGATTGGGCGGGGGACAGCTGGCGTGGTGCGCGCGCATTGGTGGATGTTAACGCGGAAGGCGCGGTCCGGATGGCCCTGGATGATTTGAATCTGGGTCTATTGGGGCGTTTGAGCGTCGCCGCTGGCGTCTTGCCCGAAGACGCGTCGCGGCGTCTTGCGAGTTACCAGCCGGAAGGCGCACTGCGCAACATAGGCTTTAATCTTGATGCGAACAGGCAGTTTGAGGTGCTCGCGCAGCTCGACCAAGTCAGGGTTGCGGCACATGGCGGAGCGCCCGGCGGCGCCGGTATCGATGGTTTTCTGCAAGTGCGTAATCATAGCGGCAAGGTCATCTTCAAGGGATCAGAGATGCAACTGAGCTTTCCGGAGCTTTATCACGCGGGGTGGACGTTCACCACTGGCGAGGGGCGTGTTGAATGGCGTGGTAACGAGGATTATGTCTATGTTTTCGGCAACGGTCTGCGGCTGAAAGAGATTAATGGACTGCAAGCGGAACTAAGCGGCGCTTTTAGCATACTGCTGCCGCATGACAAGACCCGTGAGCTTAACCTGGAGCTGGCGATCGGAGTGGAGAGTGCGGATGCTCGGGTGGCGTCTTTGCTTGTGCCGGGACATATCATTCCGCCGGAGCTCAATCGTTGGCTGCGGCAGGCGGTAAAAGGCGGTCAGGTGACGACCGGCGGCTACTTCTATTCCGGTGTGGTGGGCCCTCTGGCGACCGCTACCAATCATCGCTCGCAGATGTTTTTTAATCTGAAAGACGGGCGTTTGCATTACGCAGACGGCTGGCCTGAGTTGGAAAATTTTGATGCGCGTCTCGCGATTATCGGAGGCGAATTGAGCGCAATTGTCGGCGAGGGGACGATCGCCGGCACACGGGTTCGCTCGGTGAAGGTGAAGCGTGACGGCGGAGGAGGGCCTGGCTCACTGCTCCATATCAGCGCGAATATTCGCCCACAGAAAAGCGACTGGGATTATTGGTTGAAGAAGTCGCCTATCGCCAATGTGACTGCGCCGGTTGTGGAAGACTGGTCTGTCAGTGGCGCCAGTTCTGGCGTGCTGGACTTGACGTTAGATACGGTCGGAGTGGGCCCCCCTCGTATTGATCTCAAGTTGAAAACAGCCGGATTGAATTTGCGGTCTGAGCGCAATGATCTGGCGTTGACGGATTTACGGGGCGACCTTTCCTTTAGCACCGCTGATGGCATTCGGGCGAGAGGCATGCAAGGGGCGATATTTGGGCAGCCTGCAAATCTGGACGTGACAACATCAAACTGGTCGGAGCAACGCAAGACGCTGGCGTTAAAGCTGGCGAGTAAAATAGAGGCGTCTACGCTGCTGGATTGGCTCAAGATCGAGCGGACGGTTCCGCTGTCTGGCCAGCTACCCTATCGCCTTGCCCTGGATCTCGATCACACTGATAAAAGTCGCTTCAGGCTACGTCTGGACAGTGAGCTGATGGGCGCTGACATTCGGGCTCCAGCCCCTTTCGGCAAGACGATACAGGATAGCTCTCCTCTGTCTGTCGTACGCGACTGGGAAGCGGAGGGGAGTCGTGAAAACTGGTCTGTCTCCGTGAAAGATCTGCTGAAAGCGCGTTTTGAAGTCAGTGACGGGGCGATCAACCGGGGCGCGTTGGCGTTCGTCACGGGGGATAACGCCCCCGAAGGGCTGGAGCTGCCTGCGCGCGGCGTCAATGTGTCGGGGCAACTATCGCGGTTGTCGGTGTCTGAGTGGCGCACTTATCTGCAAGAGTTCCTCGGCGCGGATATGGGAGATGAGTCAGCAAGTGCGCCGGATTGGCTGAATCGCGTGTCGATGCAGGTTGGGAGGCTGGAGGTCGCCGGCGAGTGGTTCAGTCAAGTGGATGCGCGACTGCAACGGCGTTCTGATGGGCTCGATATTTCACTTGATGACGGAGAGAGGCTGACGGGGACTTTGTCTATCCACGATGACGTCAGCAAGCCGCCCTTTGCGAAGTTTCGGCGTTTGTATATCTCTGATAGCGCCGCCACCGCCGTGGAAAAGCGTATGACGCCTGCGGATGTGCCTCTGGCGCAGGTGGATATCGAAGACCTGCGCTTAGGGGGGAAACAGCTGGGAAGCTGGGCCTGGGTAACACAGCCCCGGGAAGATGGCGTGGTATTCAGTAATATGTTTGGGCGCCTCGCCGGCGCAACTGTGACGGCAAGACTAAGCTGGCTGATGGACCCGCAAACGGGTCACCAGACTTCGATTCTCACTGGGGATCTGAAAGGCGCTAACTTTGATCGCTTTTATGAGAATCTGGCGGAAGACGCGCCGCTGACCGCAGAAGATTACAGCTTCAATACGGGTATAGTCTGGCAGGGCGGCCCCACTGAGTTTCAGTGGAAGGACGTGACGGGGCAAATCAGCTTCAAGATGAGCAATGGCGTATTCCGTGAAGCGTCCAACTCGGCCAATATCTTCCGGGTGTTTGGTATCTTGAACACGGACTCAATTACCCGGCGTTTGCGTTTGGACTTTTCTGATCTGTATCGTAAAGGCTTGGCTTATGACCAGATTGAAGGAGAGGCGCGCATTGAAGAGGGGGTGATGAACTTTGAAAGTCCGCTCGCGATCCAGACTCTTTCCAGCGGATTTAAGATAACCGGCAAGACCAGCCTGGTTGATGACACTCTGGATATGCAAATGGTGGTCGTGCTGCCGGTAACGAAAAACCTGCCGCTGGCGGCGGTTTTGGTGGGGGCTCCCCAGGTGGGGGGCGCATTGTTTCTGATCGACAAGCTACTGGGCGATCCCCTCAGTCGGATGACCAGCGCCACGTATAAAATCAAAGGTACATTGGATAACCCTGAAGTCAGCCTGCAGCAGATATTTGATAACACCAGCGGCGGCTCGGCTTCGCAGAGAAGGAGAGCGGATTGA